Proteins co-encoded in one Fusarium musae strain F31 chromosome 3, whole genome shotgun sequence genomic window:
- a CDS encoding hypothetical protein (EggNog:ENOG41) — MYLITLLATGLALQLPCALATPYRRSVECKYETNPRPGQTCEVFAEDWGITLTELKALNPGLKCPKLDPIWSYCVKGSGGKPEPAGAEPKTTKPTSADEPAYDKTPDTPSDIESVSIPNSDYESSVKPNVPEKPSPADESGGNSIHTPEPVQKGMVDNCNKFHYVTPTTTCQAVLDYYKISLTEFVKWNPAVGEDCTNMWAGTNACVSAKGYTSPLTRDIKPNPVVDNGVATPSPIQAGLVKNCVKFHYIGAGTTCHEVLHHYGITMAQFAQWNPAVGEDCKSLWKGTYACVAAV; from the coding sequence ATGTATCTCATCACACTCCTAGCCACGGGCCTCGCCCTCCAGCTACCTTGCGCACTTGCCACACCTTATCGCCGATCTGTGGAGTGCAAGTATGAAACAAATCCTCGACCAGGCCAGACATGCGAGGTCTTTGCCGAAGATTGGGGTATAACTTTGACCGAGCTCAAGGCGCTAAATCCCGGTCTGAAGTGCCCCAAGCTTGATCCCATCTGGAGTTACTGTGTCAAGGGGTCTGGGGGCAAACCTGAACCAGCCGGCGCCGAACCCAAGACGACAAAGCCTACGTCGGCTGATGAGCCAGCATACGACAAGACGCCCGATACTCCCTCTGATATAGAATCTGTTTCGATTCCCAACTCGGATTACGAGTCCTCTGTAAAGCCTAATGTTCCTGAGAAGCCCTCTCCCGCGGATGAGTCCGGTGGAAACAGCATCCATACCCCGGAACCCGTTCAAAAAGGCATGGTAGACAACTGCAACAAATTCCACTACGTCACTCCCACGACCACCTGTCAAGCCGTTCTCGATTATTACAAGATATCCCTCACCGAGTTCGTCAAATGGAACCCCGCCGTTGGAGAGGACTGCACCAACATGTGGGCGGGGACCAACGCATGCGTCTCAGCCAAAGGCTACACTTCGCCCCTAACGAGAGACATCAAGCCCAACCCAGTAGTCGACAACGGAGTCGCGACGCCTTCGCCAATCCAGGCGGGTTTGGTCAAGAACTGTGTCAAGTTTCACTACATCGGTGCCGGGACTACGTGTCATGAGGTTTTGCACCACTACGGGATCACTATGGCCCAGTTTGCGCAGTGGAATCCTGCAGTTGGTGAGGATTGCAAATCTTTGTGGAAGGGCACCTATGCCTGTGTTGCTGCGGTTTAA
- a CDS encoding hypothetical protein (EggNog:ENOG41): MERQLSSSVHQLLKNAEIVSAGDKDQLINKVKEDLGNIRQLYEKLSQILESDADCTEEDIDQVTSLLKSFIRQIDPDHPFVAETEESLADGMMPLARLLLGYVLTLYEVEAVDGPEDGPADVSGNEPRRHRNMVFTNYNENDMMDAAWNGLGDDEDTGQRDDAKKDLYLLSLDREIQRWWDQNDGGDWYQA, encoded by the exons ATGGAGCGACAGCTGTCAAGCAGTGTTCATCAGCTGCTCAAGAATGCCGAGAT AGTGTCTGCTGGTGACAAGGACCAGCTTATCAATAAGGTCAAGGAAGACCTGGGCAATATT CGTCAACTCTACGAAAAGCTCAGCCAGATCCTGGAATCCGATGCCGACTGTACGGAGGAAGATATTGACCAGGTCACGTCGCTTCTCAAGTCGTTCATTCGCCAGATCGACCCTGACCACCCATTCGTTGCAGAGACAGAGGAGAGCCTGGCCGATGGTATGATGCCATTGGCTAGATTGCTGCTGGGATATGTGCTAACACTTTACGAAGTTGAGGCTGTAGACGGACCGGAAGACGGACCAGCAGACGTATCTGGTAACGAGCCAAGACGCCATCGAAACATGGTTTTCACCAATTACAATGAGAACGACATGATGGATGCCGCATGGAACGGACTcggagatgatgaggacacGGGACAACGAGATGACGCGAAGAAGGATCTCTATCTCTTGAGTCTCGATCGCGAGATTCAGCGGTGGTGGGACCAGAACGACGGGGGCGACTGGTATCAGGCTTGA
- a CDS encoding hypothetical protein (EggNog:ENOG41), translated as MLVELKFEREALARAMRRNEALENFENADPAATDQLVKWKEQLEKDENWLSRRIGTLTIHS; from the exons ATGTTGGTTGAGCTGAAGTTTGAGAGGGAAGCCTTGGCTAGGGCCATGCGCCGCAACGAGGCCTTGGAAAACTTTGAAAATGCAGACCCAGCAGCGACCGACCAGCTTGTTAAGTGGAAGGAACAACTGGAGAAAGACGAAAACTGGCTCTCTCGCCGG ATCGGTACTCTGACCATTCATTCTTGA
- a CDS encoding hypothetical protein (EggNog:ENOG41), whose product MEVAGLTIGAVALVSLFKDCVDLFSMITSAHDLGKDAAILDTKLDVEKMLFLQWSDRVGLLKQDSTNANAVLCNPDTRQLVSRVLESVKALLSEGQALQRDYGLKRVDASAESTTGYQGASSFRFRKFLKQFEELKIKPDTDRHSNLTVTKQFRWIIVDKEKFNSLIDHLSYFNTSLNNLIPISSDSEATSSKNDLDHIKDLAELDLVIEVTSNTRPSVSEAAVAAKSAIISSRVIRSLWFRWYDDRRVNIKSPHFKTLQWALDPPSDYLQWDDLNTWLQSASGLYWLSGKPGSGKSTLMKYLHQNGKTKALLETWANGSELISASFFFYALGKPEQKSQSGLLRSLLYQILQYDPSVTEHALPHMWREACYNNQSSPELEVPSIDEMATALKVLCSTLHADKKIFLLIDGIDEYEGKDLDIARFINDLESFSNVKILVSSRPHPAFMTAFGQRPKMNLQDLTKRDVATYIQDTVASHPYMRSASHFPVDRVTQKLAHKASGVFLWVILACRSVVEGCDDFCTITELEVRVDELPKELEDLIEHMLESIDPRWKLDAMKLMHIVYTNEGCQGFDPIPTLGLYLTQENGLGRDTSLSGIIPRKFALPEMEAQCRVMEGRLRSRCCGLLEVHYGHRDESNIEDCIVKFMHRTVYDMLLQPEIHNRLFRDLQRENFNSYAVLSEIWCRMATTPSDSDYIFFNALYLLVFGDAEGCLPEVTLHLLSRLQFVFGQLSLSPWVGAPRYLQHDEKCGRYCSDFSLALTLAIEMGMDNVVRFVFENSPSLNSLLFRHPDLALLGECQPTWRPRNRNSHQLSCHKSGKLLQTTYPLLYHAIVRPFLSDYFAYDRNIRQKASLSLARLIIQMQMEDDPGVQSAKSLGARLTLHGLEEASSATLLQEINGLVSSDEEKDGWEEVKMLCDEQLEGLSGRITPTRQPLWAEPEMRTPKGGLGGTDDSLHHSRNRKT is encoded by the coding sequence ATGGAAGTAGCTGGCCTAACCATCGGGGCCGTGGCCCTAGTCAGCTTATTCAAAGACTGTGTTGACCTCTTTTCCATGATCACATCAGCTCATGACCTGGGAAAAGATGCCGCCATTCTAGATACGaagcttgatgttgagaagatgcttTTCCTTCAGTGGTCTGACCGGGTCGGACTGTTGAAGCAGGACTCCACCAACGCTAATGCGGTGTTGTGCAATCCGGATACTCGGCAACTCGTTTCACGTGTGCTGGAAAGCGTCAAAGCTCTGTTGAGCGAAGGCCAGGCTTTGCAAAGAGACTATGGTCTCAAACGAGTCGATGCGTCTGCCGAGTCAACCACGGGCTACCAAGGCGCCAGCTCTTTTCGATTCAGGAAATTCCTCAAACAGTTTGAGGAGCTAAAAATCAAACCAGACACTGACCGGCACAGTAACTTGACAGTTACCAAGCAGTTCCGCTGGATCATCGTCGATAAGGAAAAGTTCAACTCGCTCATCGACCACTTGTCATATTTTAATACATCCTTGAATAATCTTATTCCAATCTCATCAGATTCTGAAGCAACTTCGTCCAAAAATGATCTGGACCACATCAAAGACCTTGCTGAACTTGACTTGGTCATCGAAGTAACATCAAATACGAGACCGAGCGTCAGtgaagctgctgttgctgctaaGTCTGCAATCATCTCGTCCCGAGTTATCCGCTCCCTCTGGTTCCGCTGGTACGACGACCGAAGGGTCAATATCAAGAGTCCTCACTTCAAAACTCTCCAGTGGGCTCTTGACCCACCCAGCGACTATCTTCAGTGGGATGATCTCAACACTTGGTTACAGAGCGCTTCTGGTCTATACTGGCTCTCTGGAAAGCCCGGAAGTGGCAAGTCGACTCTGATGAAGTATCTTCATCAGAACGGCAAAACGAAAGCTCTCCTTGAAACCTGGGCCAATGGCTCAGAGCTAATCTCGgcaagcttctttttctatGCCCTTGGGAAACCGGAACAAAAGTCACAGTCTGGGCTTCTACGTAGCCTGCTCTATCAGATCTTGCAGTACGACCCAAGTGTTACTGAGCACGCTCTTCCGCACATGTGGAGAGAAGCGTGCTACAATAATCAAAGCTCTCCTGAACTCGAGGTCCCATCTATTGATGAGATGGCAACTGCTTTGAAGGTTCTATGTTCAACGCTCCATGCTGACAAGAAAATATTTCTGTTGATAGATGGCATCGATGAGTATGAAGGAAAGGATCTCGATATTGCAAGATTCATCAACGATCTTGAATCGTTTTCAAATGTCAAGATTCTAGTGTCGAGTAGACCGCACCCAGCATTCATGACCGCATTTGGACAAAGGCCAAAGATGAACCTACAGGACTTGACGAAACGCGATGTCGCTACGTATATTCAGGATACTGTGGCTTCTCATCCATATATGAGATCAGCGTCTCACTTCCCGGTCGATAGAGTCACTCAAAAGCTTGCACATAAGGCATCCGGCGTCTTTCTTTGGGTTATTCTTGCTTGTCGATCTGTTGTCGAAGGTTGCGATGACTTTTGTACCATAACTGAGCTCGAGGTAAGAGTTGACGAATTGCccaaggaacttgaggatctcaTCGAGCATATGCTTGAGAGCATTGACCCAAGGTGGAAGCTAGACGCTATGAAGCTCATGCATATCGTCTACACAAATGAAGGGTGCCAAGGATTCGACCCCATTCCAACACTCGGCCTATACTTGACACAAGAAAACGGGCTCGGAAGGGATACGAGTCTATCAGGAATAATACCCAGAAAGTTCGCGTTGCCAGAAATGGAAGCCCAATGCCGGGTCATGGAGGGCCGACTAAGAAGTCGGTGCTGCGGCCTGCTTGAAGTCCACTACGGTCATCGCGATGAGAGCAACATTGAAGATTGCATTGTCAAGTTCATGCACAGGACTGTTTACGACATGTTGTTGCAGCCAGAAATCCACAATCGCCTGTTCAGAGACCTTCAACGCGAAAACTTCAACAGCTACGCAGTTTTGTCTGAGATTTGGTGTCGAATGGCCACGACACCCTCCGATTCTGATTACATCTTCTTTAATGCCTTATATCTTCTGGTTTTTGGAGATGCAGAGGGATGCCTGCCTGAAGTTACACTGCATCTCCTGTCGAGGCTCCAATTCGTATTTGGACAATTGAGTCTTTCTCCATGGGTGGGAGCTCCACGCTACTTACAACATGACGAAAAGTGCGGCAGATACTGCAGCGACTTCTCGTTGGCTCTTACTCTGGCCATCGAGATGGGCATGGATAACGTCGTCCGCTTTGTCTTCGAGAACAGCCCCTCTTTGAATAGCTTACTCTTTCGCCATCCAGACCTTGCATTGCTAGGAGAATGCCAGCCTACGTGGCGTCCAAGGAATAGAAATAGTCACCAGTTGAGTTGTCACAAGAGTGGAAAGCTTCTTCAGACCACATACCCCTTACTGTATCACGCTATCGTGCGGCCTTTTCTTAGTGATTACTTTGCGTATGATCGCAATATCCGACAAAAGGCATCTTTGTCTCTAGCCCGGCTTATCATACAGATGCAGATGGAAGACGACCCAGGTGTTCAGTCGGCAAAGTCATTGGGTGCGAGACTAACCCTtcatggtcttgaggaagccAGCTCAGCTACACTTCTACAAGAAATAAATGGTCTGGTCAGCTCggatgaagaaaaggatGGATGGGAAGAGGTGAAAATGCTGTGTGACGAACAGCTCGAAGGCCTCTCTGGGCGCATCACACCAACAAGGCAGCCCTTGTGGGCGGAACCGGAGATGAGGACTCCGAAAGGGGGGCTTGGTGGTACAGATGACTCTTTACATCATTCGAGAAACAGAAAGACGTAG
- a CDS encoding hypothetical protein (EggNog:ENOG41) → MRLHLSRHRLLQGASPSGPSSPPGTTKIGSKTLSTSGVTVIKTSSGGHKLTPYSTTYHVWTVCLTITEHVICSTGVVTETATTTTYVTVGSNGGSYGPPMITTPAGCIGGYQVDASGHSYPVAQPTKGTYGNSPSGEYIQPSVRPTPGSPANSQSGYETAKVHNPAPAAESHGSSQPGQGDNQPSVPGQGSSEHNNGKPQSTQGGATETAICGYYPGVSVNPSPSSAIHQGQQGISTIFTIKASVTEEMQAPKSTHSGSSEAGEAPYTPVSVSGANRHQFMAWTLAAGAILGFAMLT, encoded by the exons ATGAGACTTCATCTCTCGAGACATCGGCTACT CCAGGGAGCCTCACCGTCtggtccttcttctcctcctggaACCACGAAGATTGGCTCCAAGACGCTTTCGACTTCTGGTGTCACTGTCATCAAGACAAGTTCTGGAGGTCATAAACTAACGCCTTACTCCACTACTTACCACGTCTGGACTGTCTGCCTGACTATAACCGAGCATGTCATTTGCAGCACTGGTGTAGTTACCGAGACAGCTACTACTACCACTTATGTTACTGTTGGCAGTAACGGCGGGAGCTATGGACCTCCAATGATTACAACGCCTGCCGGATGTATTGGAGGTTATCAGGTTGATGCTAGCGGCCATAGTTATCCTGTGGCACAACCTACGAAGGGTACATATGGAAACTCCCCCAGCGGTGAGTATATCCAGCCGTCTGTTCGACCTACACCGGGATCACCGGCCAATTCCCAGTCTGGCTACGAGACTGCCAAGGTCCATAATCCTGCTCCAGCTGCAGAATCACATGGAAGCTCTCAGCCAGGACAGGGCGATAACCAGCCTTCTGTTCCAGGTCAAGGCTCATCGGAGCACAACAATGGCAAGCCTCAATCGACACAAGGTGGTGCTACCGAGACAGCTATCTGCGGATACTACCCTGGTGTCTCAGTGAATCCTTCACCCTCATCGGCTATTCATCAGGGCCAGCAAGGCATCTCAACGATCTTCACTATCAAAGCAAGTGTTACCGAGGAGATGCAAGCACCCAAGTCCACACATAGTGGTTCATCGGAGGCTGGAGAGGCACCATACACACCAGTCAGTGTTTCAGGGGCCAACAGACATCAGTTCATGGCTTGGACACTGGCCGCTGGAGCCATCCTCGGATTTGCGATGTTGACTTAA
- a CDS encoding hypothetical protein (EggNog:ENOG41): MEDNTTTEIATATEAATTTAATTATEATSAIPFISNAGFDDDDSSVAPWELYYVSEFDVSIASDVKHDGRNSALMAKSLGGTQLIDYIRQPLQGSITAGVTYTMSAWAHMLISKQRLDGCHAH; the protein is encoded by the exons ATGGAAGACAACACGACGACCGAGATTGCCACGGCGACTGAAGCTGCCACCACTACCGCCGCGACGACTGCAACGGAGGCTACATCGGCTATACCTTTCATCAGCAATGCTGGattcgacgatgacgattcaTCTGTCGCACCTTGGGAACTCTACTACGTTAGCGAGTTTGACGTATCCATCGCCTCTGATGTCAAGCATGACGGACGCAATTCTGCTCTCATGGCAAAAAGCCTAGGGGGGACACAACTCATAGATTACATCAGACAGCCGCTCCAGGGCTCCATCACTGCTGGTGTCACCTATACCATGTCCGCCTGG GCTCATATGCTCATATCAAAGCAACGCTTGGACGGATGCCACGCCCATTGA